Proteins from one Phyllobacterium zundukense genomic window:
- a CDS encoding MmcB family DNA repair protein gives MPLVSLGQTSPLIDGRQSENAMLVRRGVQRLFLELGLAVMPELPLASGRRADLVALTRSGEIWIVEIKSSIEDWRVDRKWPIYREHCDRLFFATHPGVPADIFPLDCGFILSDGYGAEIIRDAPEHKLASATRKAMTLRFARVSAARMTLAELSGIDLPETDVE, from the coding sequence ATGCCTCTAGTCAGCCTGGGTCAGACAAGCCCGCTCATCGATGGGCGGCAATCGGAAAACGCCATGCTGGTGCGCCGCGGCGTACAGCGGCTTTTTCTTGAACTCGGGCTTGCGGTGATGCCGGAATTGCCTTTGGCGTCCGGTCGGCGCGCCGACCTTGTGGCATTGACGCGCAGCGGTGAGATCTGGATCGTCGAGATCAAGTCCTCGATCGAGGACTGGAGGGTGGATCGGAAATGGCCGATCTATCGCGAGCATTGCGACCGGTTGTTTTTCGCCACGCATCCCGGTGTTCCGGCGGACATTTTCCCGTTGGATTGCGGGTTCATTCTTTCGGACGGCTACGGTGCCGAGATCATCCGCGATGCGCCGGAACACAAGCTTGCCAGCGCAACCCGCAAGGCGATGACGCTGCGGTTTGCCCGGGTCAGCGCCGCGCGCATGACGCTGGCGGAACTGTCGGGGATAGACCTGCCTGAAACAGACGTAGAGTAG
- a CDS encoding L,D-transpeptidase, whose amino-acid sequence MQLKTIVLAVGLMATTALTGCSTIGFSYSTASYNSVVDAGYVIPAVPRSKIPPQYLRQQVNYDGSEAPGTIIVDTGTKYLYYVLGGGKAMRYGIGVGKQGFEWHGTARVAMKREWPTWTPPREMIQRQPKLAEFRDGMDPGITNPLGARALYLFNKGGDTGYRLHGTPEWWSIGKAMSSGCIRLMNQDIMDLYNRAEVGAKVIVR is encoded by the coding sequence ATGCAACTCAAGACTATCGTCCTCGCAGTTGGGCTGATGGCTACAACTGCCTTGACCGGCTGTTCTACGATCGGTTTCAGCTATTCCACAGCCTCCTACAATTCCGTCGTCGATGCCGGCTACGTGATTCCCGCTGTTCCCCGCTCCAAGATCCCGCCGCAGTATTTGCGCCAGCAAGTCAACTATGATGGCAGCGAGGCTCCGGGGACGATCATCGTCGATACGGGTACGAAATATCTCTATTATGTGCTCGGCGGCGGCAAGGCGATGCGCTATGGCATCGGCGTCGGCAAACAGGGTTTCGAATGGCACGGTACCGCACGCGTCGCCATGAAGCGCGAATGGCCGACATGGACACCGCCGCGCGAGATGATCCAGCGCCAGCCCAAGCTTGCGGAATTCCGCGACGGCATGGACCCGGGCATCACCAACCCGCTCGGTGCCCGCGCGCTTTACCTGTTCAACAAGGGTGGTGACACCGGCTACCGCCTGCATGGAACACCGGAATGGTGGTCGATCGGCAAGGCCATGTCTTCCGGCTGCATCCGCCTGATGAACCAGGACATCATGGACCTTTATAACCGCGCGGAAGTCGGCGCCAAGGTCATCGTCAGGTAA